Proteins encoded in a region of the Chryseobacterium piperi genome:
- a CDS encoding MgtC/SapB family protein yields MINYHLANQEIAIRLLIAAVLGGLIGWDRQRKEGVAGLRTHMLVCVGSCLIMIVSAFGFSDIMGKPSIVLDPSRIAAQVISGVGFLGAGTILFLRPQIIIGLTTAAGLWAVAGIGLAVGGGLYFPACIAALIILIILSLLKPFEKRFFKSTRGKTMTLFYNSKLISLGQIESILMKYELSTSEIFIHSNKDSSSDELKVTFDYNSVPSKILSALDEFKSTEGINEINSQI; encoded by the coding sequence ATGATCAATTACCATTTAGCCAATCAGGAAATAGCTATTCGTTTGCTTATTGCTGCTGTATTAGGTGGCCTTATTGGTTGGGACAGACAGAGAAAAGAAGGAGTTGCTGGTTTAAGAACACATATGCTGGTTTGTGTAGGCTCATGCTTAATTATGATTGTTTCAGCATTTGGTTTTAGTGATATTATGGGCAAACCCTCAATCGTACTCGACCCTTCAAGGATTGCTGCTCAGGTTATCAGTGGAGTAGGCTTCCTGGGTGCCGGTACCATCTTATTTTTGAGACCTCAGATTATCATAGGACTTACTACTGCTGCCGGATTATGGGCTGTTGCTGGTATCGGATTAGCCGTTGGCGGAGGCTTATATTTCCCAGCATGTATTGCTGCATTGATTATACTCATTATCCTAAGCCTTTTAAAACCATTTGAAAAGAGGTTTTTTAAAAGCACAAGAGGCAAAACAATGACCTTATTCTACAATTCTAAACTGATTAGCCTGGGACAAATTGAAAGCATATTGATGAAGTATGAATTAAGTACAAGTGAAATATTCATACATAGCAATAAGGACAGTTCTTCTGACGAGCTCAAAGTAACCTTTGACTATAATTCGGTCCCATCTAAAATATTGTCCGCATTAGATGAATTTAAATCGACCGAAGGAATAAATGAAATCAATTCACAGATATAA
- a CDS encoding DmpA family aminopeptidase — MKKLIIACLFLWGQSFIFGQKPRARDIGIPFNGITGKFNAITDVKGVEVGYSTIISGQGKNTIGKGPVRTGVTAILPRGINNNPVFANWYSLNGNGEMTGTTWVTESGFLETPIMITNTNSVGVVRDAVLKWFVEKRWYKEDWWYTYPVVAETYDGFLNDIYGFQVKEANAYEALNTARSGKIQEGNVGGGTGMMCLGFKGGTGTSSRVVKIGDSIYTVGALVQTNFGRKESLTIAGVPVGKELKDTVGSELKLPSQSYRKEGDGSIIVVIATDAPLLPHQLKRIASRVPLGIGNVGGYGMNSSGDIFIAFSTANPAAFQRKEFSTVDILPNDLIDPLFEATVQTVEESIINAMVAAETMEGVNGNKSYALPHQAVIKILKKYKRIP, encoded by the coding sequence ATGAAAAAATTAATAATAGCTTGCCTGTTTTTATGGGGACAATCTTTTATTTTTGGGCAGAAACCCAGAGCCAGGGATATTGGTATTCCGTTTAACGGGATTACAGGGAAATTTAATGCCATTACAGATGTAAAAGGTGTAGAAGTGGGTTACAGCACCATTATTTCAGGACAGGGTAAAAATACTATTGGGAAAGGACCTGTAAGAACCGGGGTTACTGCTATCCTGCCCAGAGGAATTAACAACAATCCTGTTTTTGCCAATTGGTATTCGCTGAACGGAAATGGTGAAATGACAGGAACAACCTGGGTAACGGAATCAGGGTTTTTGGAAACACCAATTATGATTACCAATACGAATAGTGTGGGTGTGGTAAGAGATGCCGTTCTCAAGTGGTTTGTAGAAAAGCGCTGGTATAAGGAAGACTGGTGGTATACTTATCCTGTAGTAGCAGAAACATATGATGGCTTTTTAAATGATATTTATGGCTTTCAGGTTAAGGAGGCAAATGCCTATGAAGCGCTCAATACGGCCAGATCAGGAAAGATTCAGGAAGGGAATGTCGGTGGAGGCACAGGAATGATGTGCCTTGGTTTTAAAGGAGGTACAGGAACTTCATCAAGGGTTGTGAAAATTGGAGATTCTATTTACACAGTGGGAGCTCTTGTGCAGACTAATTTTGGGAGGAAGGAATCGTTGACGATTGCCGGAGTACCGGTAGGAAAAGAACTTAAAGATACTGTGGGTAGCGAGCTGAAATTACCTTCTCAATCCTATCGTAAAGAAGGTGACGGTTCTATTATTGTGGTGATTGCTACAGATGCTCCCCTGCTCCCTCATCAGCTCAAGCGTATCGCCTCAAGAGTCCCTCTGGGAATTGGAAATGTAGGCGGCTACGGTATGAATAGCTCGGGAGATATTTTTATTGCTTTTTCTACGGCTAATCCTGCTGCCTTCCAAAGAAAAGAATTTTCTACAGTCGATATCCTTCCTAATGATTTGATAGACCCTTTATTTGAAGCAACTGTGCAGACTGTTGAAGAATCTATTATTAATGCTATGGTAGCAGCAGAAACAATGGAGGGAGTCAATGGAAATAAATCCTATGCTCTTCCGCATCAGGCTGTTATTAAGATCTTAAAAAAATATAAAAGAATACCATAA
- a CDS encoding phosphatase PAP2 family protein yields MKFITYLEANKKLLFYATLISLLIIFILLSVFVTFISPEYLDLHISREIQENQTENLNTLMIGISWLGRTPVSIAMVALTALVLVLLKYKNEALLILSTLLSGIVGLILKILINRPRPSQDLVVLLEKTQYQSFPSGHVLFYTVFFGALILIFLHMKKIKYSLRILLITACLVMIFLGAFSRIYLGAHWFTDVLGGFIVGVICLFAMGSVYVKNMKPTS; encoded by the coding sequence ATGAAATTCATAACCTATTTAGAGGCTAATAAAAAACTTTTATTTTATGCAACGCTCATCAGCCTTCTTATTATATTTATTTTATTAAGCGTATTTGTTACGTTTATTTCTCCTGAATATCTTGATCTTCATATTTCAAGAGAAATTCAGGAAAATCAAACTGAAAACCTCAATACCCTGATGATCGGCATCAGCTGGCTAGGAAGAACTCCTGTATCTATAGCCATGGTTGCTCTTACTGCTCTTGTATTGGTATTATTAAAATATAAAAATGAAGCCCTGCTTATTTTATCAACCTTATTATCCGGTATTGTCGGACTGATTCTTAAAATACTCATCAACAGACCTCGTCCTTCTCAGGATCTGGTGGTACTCTTAGAAAAAACTCAATATCAAAGCTTTCCCAGTGGTCATGTTTTATTTTATACTGTATTTTTCGGCGCATTAATACTTATTTTCCTTCATATGAAGAAGATAAAATATAGTTTAAGAATTCTTCTTATAACAGCATGTCTTGTAATGATCTTTCTGGGAGCATTTTCCCGCATTTATTTAGGAGCGCATTGGTTTACGGATGTATTAGGTGGATTTATTGTAGGGGTTATCTGCCTGTTCGCAATGGGATCCGTATATGTTAAGAATATGAAACCGACTTCATAA
- a CDS encoding serine hydrolase domain-containing protein: MKKLRFITALTAVFLVMNSCEEDRSTDVPAENPNAQKYQRIVDKFMEAGAVGVNIAVISPAGTWSGSGGLADREKNIKMTTDNRLRIGSMTKMFAATTVLKLQEEGLLNIKDKINKYLPHSITDRIANANDVTIEQCLNHRAGIRNYLPDIASGVFDGSIANYSAEQTLQLIYDKPADDPVGKGYYSNSNYLLLSLIIKKVTGKESYQVVNEKVITPLGLKNTSASTQLPALLTRSYYSETTDGALTDVTDIDNNGIGGEGAIDGGMISTASDIVTFTESLLTNKLLSPASMQQLQTFVDNDPNRLEPDLKYNKQYGLGLMKLDTNQGVALGHDGHVFGFGGKSYYFPQQKVTICILLNTWSPKVVALLNAKDTFNLFF, translated from the coding sequence ATGAAAAAACTAAGGTTTATAACAGCCTTGACTGCTGTTTTTTTGGTAATGAATTCTTGTGAAGAAGACAGGTCTACCGATGTGCCTGCTGAAAATCCTAATGCCCAGAAGTATCAGCGTATCGTTGATAAATTTATGGAAGCAGGTGCTGTAGGAGTTAATATTGCTGTCATATCTCCCGCAGGAACATGGTCCGGATCGGGTGGATTGGCTGATCGGGAAAAAAATATCAAAATGACTACCGATAACCGGCTTCGCATCGGGAGCATGACCAAAATGTTTGCCGCAACAACTGTTTTGAAACTGCAGGAAGAAGGATTGCTGAATATCAAAGATAAAATTAATAAATACCTTCCTCATAGTATTACAGACCGTATTGCCAATGCCAATGATGTAACGATTGAACAATGCCTTAATCATAGAGCTGGAATCCGTAATTATTTACCGGATATCGCTTCCGGCGTTTTTGATGGAAGTATTGCTAATTATTCTGCGGAGCAAACTCTTCAGCTTATTTATGATAAGCCGGCTGATGATCCTGTTGGCAAAGGATATTATAGCAATTCCAATTATCTGTTGCTTTCGCTGATTATTAAAAAAGTAACGGGAAAAGAGTCTTATCAGGTAGTCAATGAAAAAGTGATTACACCTCTGGGGCTGAAAAATACTTCTGCCAGTACCCAGCTTCCGGCGCTACTTACGAGATCCTATTATTCTGAAACCACTGACGGTGCTCTGACTGATGTAACAGATATAGACAATAATGGAATCGGAGGTGAAGGAGCGATAGATGGCGGTATGATTTCAACAGCTTCTGATATCGTTACATTTACAGAAAGCCTGTTGACGAATAAACTCCTCTCCCCGGCATCGATGCAGCAGCTTCAGACTTTTGTAGATAATGATCCCAATCGTTTAGAACCTGACCTGAAATACAATAAACAATATGGGCTGGGACTGATGAAATTAGATACTAATCAAGGAGTAGCTTTAGGACATGACGGGCATGTATTCGGGTTTGGAGGTAAATCGTATTATTTCCCTCAACAAAAGGTCACCATATGTATATTGCTTAATACCTGGTCTCCAAAAGTAGTAGCATTACTTAATGCAAAGGATACATTTAATTTATTTTTTTAA
- a CDS encoding RagB/SusD family nutrient uptake outer membrane protein, whose product MKTIKYFIAAISVGMMIHSCANDLNTVPDGDISGEQLIKDQSSPEKILGGIYLDLRSHGAGGTTAHSDFGIMAIKAGSDLMSNDVIQSTNQHLGMFYNYDATNASNSASEFVWTTFYARIFVINKLLEDLKKTDNSNNRSIKGQLLALRAYSYFYLIRFYANDSKEHQSDPGVPLVLTSSNQSQGLPRAKVSEVYHQIASDIEESIALLDTYARPSRAQIDQRTAKAIAAEIYLQTGDYIKAGKYASESKQGVTLMTENEYTTTGFSNINNPEVLWGFHNTISTMSIGNYYASFFSMFDNTNEGYAGAARIHKLIDKRLYEAIPETDYRKKVFNGSQNATYTFNAKTKNYPPYVSWKFKDPTLFEGDYIYIRASSLYYIEAEALARQGREAEARQVLFEITSKRNNAYILSTKTGSELINEIILQKRIELWGEGYDWFDMKRLNIPLERVYPGTNHTFGRFNLSPDKFRFQIPNKEINNNPQIKQND is encoded by the coding sequence ATGAAAACAATAAAATACTTTATTGCAGCAATATCAGTAGGCATGATGATCCATAGCTGCGCCAATGACCTGAATACAGTTCCGGATGGGGACATATCAGGTGAACAACTGATTAAAGACCAGTCATCGCCCGAAAAAATACTCGGCGGCATATACCTTGATCTCCGCAGTCACGGTGCCGGAGGAACAACCGCACATTCTGATTTTGGAATTATGGCTATAAAAGCAGGATCAGACTTGATGTCTAATGATGTCATACAGTCTACCAACCAGCATTTAGGTATGTTTTATAATTACGATGCTACCAATGCCAGCAATTCAGCATCAGAGTTTGTCTGGACTACTTTTTATGCGAGAATATTTGTCATTAATAAACTTCTGGAAGATTTAAAGAAGACTGACAACTCTAATAATCGGTCAATTAAAGGACAACTACTTGCTCTGAGAGCCTATTCTTATTTTTACCTGATCCGCTTTTACGCCAATGACTCCAAAGAGCATCAGTCTGATCCGGGAGTTCCGCTTGTTCTGACAAGCAGTAATCAAAGCCAGGGACTTCCCAGAGCTAAAGTATCGGAAGTTTACCATCAGATTGCGAGTGATATTGAAGAGTCCATTGCCCTTCTGGATACCTATGCACGGCCGTCCAGAGCTCAGATCGATCAAAGGACGGCGAAAGCTATTGCCGCTGAAATCTATTTACAGACAGGAGACTATATCAAAGCAGGCAAGTATGCCAGTGAAAGCAAACAAGGAGTAACACTGATGACTGAAAATGAATATACCACTACAGGATTTTCCAATATTAATAATCCGGAAGTATTATGGGGTTTCCACAACACGATATCCACGATGAGTATCGGAAATTATTATGCTTCGTTCTTCTCAATGTTTGATAATACCAATGAAGGATATGCCGGTGCTGCAAGAATTCACAAGCTGATAGATAAACGTCTTTACGAAGCGATCCCAGAAACCGATTATCGTAAGAAAGTGTTCAATGGCAGCCAGAATGCTACTTACACTTTTAATGCAAAGACAAAAAACTATCCGCCTTATGTGAGTTGGAAATTTAAAGATCCCACACTTTTTGAAGGTGATTATATCTACATCAGGGCTTCTTCATTGTATTATATAGAAGCGGAAGCTCTCGCCAGACAAGGAAGGGAAGCAGAAGCCAGACAAGTCTTATTTGAAATTACTTCAAAAAGAAACAATGCTTATATCTTATCTACAAAAACCGGAAGTGAGCTGATCAACGAAATCATTCTACAGAAAAGAATTGAGCTTTGGGGAGAAGGATATGACTGGTTTGACATGAAAAGATTAAACATCCCTTTAGAAAGGGTATACCCGGGAACTAACCATACATTCGGAAGGTTTAATCTATCACCAGATAAATTCAGATTCCAGATCCCTAATAAGGAGATCAACAATAACCCTCAGATCAAACAGAACGATTAA